The Solanum lycopersicum chromosome 2, SLM_r2.1 DNA window ATTCCGTCTCCTCAGCAACAAGTATGAAAAATGTGGATTGAATCGGTGAGAATGAGAGtagaagaaattgaagaggtAGCTTAGCTCAGTGCATTTCACACTTAGACGGAAAGAGCCAAAAGAGTGAAGTAACTGAAATTGTTTTGGTGTTTATATAAGAACAAAAACATTACACTACTTCCACGTGTTCATTTCATATgtcatatttgtttatttattttaattaactcgattaaatttattttcacttatttatttttctgtttctttaaatctttttatgacggttgattatttttagggtgaaattttttttataatggactgattttcttcaaaaagtaatatttttttatattatttatttttgtataataacATTCTACCTATAACATAAAATAGAAttcattataacaatatattcTTTGTAAAATTATAGGTTGGAATGATTtgatatttcattaaaaataattaaacctaATATGTTGATTCAtcaaatttataaaccaaaataCACTAAGATACAATTGATTCttctatttcaatttcaattttttagttctttcgattttcttaaaattacacAATGATTGAAAAAgagatcaaatatattttcacttttacCTAGGTCATAGGTTTGGAATTTGTAAGTTATAAATGTTAACTAAATGTGAAGTCCACTACTCGAGGCTAGAAGGGCGGAATGTTTTCTACCTATTGCATATAAATAGGCTAAGATGACGAAATGGATGCGCCTTGATTTCCTCAAATTCCTTACTTAATGTCGCAATGGTATCTTCACCCCTGCCTTTAGAAGAGAAAGCCATCATATTGTATTTGATTTTAATGTGTTAAGCTAACCATCTTCAAATTGAGCGATTAATTTTACAtgagtacaaaatatttttattgaaatatcaatatattcagTCTGATAAAATTCATGCCTATAGTTATTTGGATACAAATTAAGATATTTACAAAgtaaattgttaaaattttgaaCCTAATGTAACTGTGACTTTCGTTCgactacaaaataaaaaaaattcataaatatttacaagtccaaatcaaataatatatctaaacaTTGAAAAgcataaactaatttaaaatatattagcaaCGAAGAtaacaattaagaaaattatgcatagaaagaataaaaatatattagaatTATGTATGATTGAAACTAGATATGCAATCCTACAAGTATAATATGGTCTTTATTGATATTGTACTTGCTTTTTTCTTATAGAGTGCAACATATATTTAGACGATTGATATGAGACCTCACTTGAAGGAAGCGTGATCGTCAAATTTAAGGATGAACTACTTTTAGGTTGTTATGGATTCTTCGATATCTTCTTGTCCATATCTTAAATTAAACTATTAGCTTGTGTTTTTTAGCTTTCGCGATAGTGCATCCTCATTATTGACTAATTAAAGTTTTGTACTTCCACTTTCCGTTTCAAGTGCTTAAATTTTGCAATGTTTTAACTATTGATTGAGTTTATGAAAACTCAACCAAATTTTAAATTGCTTTTAGTTGTTTCTTTCATAATTTGATTTTCATAACTACTCATGACGGGTTAAGTTGAGCTAGTAGTTAGTCCTCCCATTAAAGAATTAGTGTGGGCGCCATTCATGATAATTTAAATCGTGATAtaaaatttctattaaaatCAGTCCTCAAACTGCCACGAAAGCTCACTGTGAAACTCAAGGAGAAAGTGAAAAGTTCATACCATCGAAATTAGATCCTTAACTTCTGGCAATCAATAACCgaaatgaataatttttcttGACAGAATTGATACAAATAATCTTTTAAGGAAAGTTGCAAATATTAAAGCTTATAATCGAAAATTACAGTTAAAGGAGATGGTGTTGAGGTTGCAGTAAGCTTCTAAATTTCACTTACCCCCGAATTTTGTTGTTATAAATAAATGGAAAAGGGTTAAAATTGTCTCTGAATTATGTgaaataaatgtcataattaaattttaattttaattttcatagctaaaatttataatatttaactgCAAATTTCAATTTGTCGATATTATAACaacatattttttagatgaattttttcaatcaaaatttaataaattataagacaacatatattttttatgaattagatacattattagtgacgaaataatgTGTCATAGATAACTTTAAATTTCGTTACTAACACTACCAAACAAATGaagtcaattaattttttggtgggAAATTTTAGTGGACAAAATTTGCtatgaatttttatgtttcGTCACAAAAAATACGtatctcatatatttaagcacgAAAAGTAAACTTTTGTCACTAAAAACGAATAATTAGTGACGAATTTGATATCATAGCTAATAATTTCGTAACtacatataatatttgttatagtataattatattaatcacTCTTAAATCTTTATACTAAACCATATAAATGAGATTATATTACCGCTATTCAGTTGAATGAGTTGTGTGAGAAAAGGAATAACAAAAGAGCGTGAGCAATAAATGCTCTTCGATAAGAATTTATTGCTACGTTTATTTAAATCGAGAAGCAGTTAatctaatattatttattataatatgcTCGTTAAATAAGGAAATCGAAAGGAGTGTGGTAGTTTGTTTTGGAAATTTTGGTGGGGATAAAAtctgaaatatttgaaattagtgATATTAgtgatattatattatatgaaaattattacgttgtattatttgaaaaaattggaACTTAACTTTAGATTTGAAATATGgaaaatatgatatttgaaatgttaattgacatcaagattTAGGAACTTAATCATAAATTTGGGTGAATTTGTGGTTCAAGAATAAACACATAGTAATATGAGGGTTGTgagttttgaaatcttattgtgactatttatttgaatagattgctctgagttggaagttcaacaaAAGGAGAAGGCCCAAGTTCCGGAGTGAATTCTTGATTGATcaaggcaagtgaatttctaaatccttattaagtgtatgaaattcgCGTATTTCCTTGTGATATGTGTTTGGGAGTAATAGGACTTGGTGaagggttgacttgtccaccttGATTatttctaatgatgaaaagggaTAATAAAGGTAAGGCGATTAATTGTTTGTGTGTGATGGGTTGAAAATGGTACGAGTACCAATGTAATAAAGACAAAGTTTattactatagaatgtggattatAATacgagaatgccaaagcatatggacATTAGtcgatatattattgactttatttattatgtgtgattATATTCTTTACTGAACACATAttattgtgataattgaggtgattaTATCTCATAGTGACATTTAATGTATTGAGATGTTTCATCATCACCtatatttgatatcatattgtgcacatgcattgacatgagattgagtatgaGTAAAGGTCTAATATGTGGAGATCGTTCGTGTTGAGATCGAGTTATGATTATTTGGCCACGTGGAGATCGTCTCTGAGATGGAGAAGCTATGATTATAATTCGAGCACGTGAAGATTGTCCGTgcgaaatttatttaatttatgataGTGCATTGAGATCATCCGCACAGatacgtggagatcgtccgtgtcggtatatgaaTTTCGTGAGTCCCCCATGAGTCATGAACTTTCAATATATtttcgaggagtatcatgtatatacggttgagagagtacaattgatatttttaggcatatcatttcatggtgtCATATTGGATTACATCCCATGACATCCTTcattctttatgattatatattttccGGTGGTTGGAAAGTACTTGATATTTAATTACCTCTATTCAATGAATTTGATCTTGTGTATTGATGATATTGTGAGTGCCTTTTTGTGGAGGttgtaattgatgaatattgagcttgttgttGAGAATATGTGATTGTTAGAATGTTGTTGAGATATGTGCTTTTAAATGGTGAAATGTTAGGTTGAGTTGATTTTGTGtgggttgtagttgtggaggttcgttTGGGGTGTAagagtacccgtattttatccTTTTAGCTTGTGTTAGGatgtttacttgctgagtatcGTATGATTTGGTActcttctacaattttttatagGTTATTAGCATGAACCTTTGtaatattttctcttcttcttgtACGAGACTTTTATGGAGATTTGTGAGGCGGTTGCTTGTCATTTATGCGGACCTTCTTACACATATatatgatcttgttctactctagaaacaatgtcatatgagacttgtatttttcttttgattcattTGTAATACTTCAGAGGTTTGCACACGTGACAATCAGGTTTTCGGGGTTTAATCAAGTTGACCTTATGTTCCGCAGTATTTTATAGTATTACACTTTTATTCACGTTTTCATTCGGCATTCACTATATTAGTTGGATTTTAGACTGACTTGTCTTCATGGGATAAGATGAGTGTACTtatgttcatttatttttatttataattttgatatatttttccaACGGCTATGTATTACGTGAAGACTTTTGTGTAATTAGAATATAGATTATGCAGTGACTAGCGGTCAACTATACATTTAATTGCCTATAAATAgcaattacaatatttttttaaaaaaaaaataaagcaaatatGACAAGTTAATTAAGTGACAATCTCATAGTATAGAATATATTTGACTCAAATCCAGTTAAATCAAGAAATTATAGAAAGTAATATAGCAGTCTACCATGTTTGGATTAATTTTTCACAAcggtcataatttttttttgtagtataTAAAGCGATGTCACATCTAATTATGTTTCACCAAGACATAATATACAATACATTATTTTCTCCCTTCTCTTCTTTTCATTTGCTCATttgttcaacaataaaaaaaaatggaccAGAATAAATTCACAAATGTGCAAGGTAACTATTTGGAATTTCGttgttcactttttttttaatttgatttttggtatacaaaatttttgtttaattaaagattttttttttttgatatattaatgaaAGGTGGTAACGCACAAATTGTCAAGATTGGAGGGGAGAGGACACAAACTAGAAGAGCACTTAGTGTTATAAACCAGAATTTAGTCGGAGCTCATCGATATTCTTGCGTTGTTAATAAGCGCGAATTATCAGAGTAATCTTTGTTTCAATctttagattattatttttttgatgtgttttcgttttatataatttatttggggttttctttttcttgattttagaaCAAACGGGAGGTTAGACCATAAacgttaaattttaattattttttttttaattttgtataaagatTTTAGTAATGTCAATGTCACTATTGATTGATTATATTTTTGGTTAGTTAGCTGATACATaaagtataaatttttaaatgaaggAAATTTGGTGCTACACAAATTGGTACCTTACACCAACATTACCTTGAGGTAAAAAATTTCGATCTCATATCACGTGAAAAGTCAAAAcgtaaaagttatatttttttaattctttttaagtgTACTCAAATGATTTTGAACAGGAAACCAAGAAACCAAAACCAGCTATTGGAGATTTTACTATATGGGAGGAACATGACACAAATGAAGCTCAACCAGTTCCTATGTGTTTGGAACAACCTGAATCATTCTCAAATGACAAGGTCACacaaattattagaaaatttattttgaattttacttTCTAGTGGTATTAATTTGTGTTGATGTTCTATACATATGCGCGATTACAAATTCAGGAGGTGGAGATTGAAATGGAGGATGTGTTTGAGGAGGCGTTAATAGACATTGACAATGATGATGCAAAAAACCCTCTTGCTGGAGTTGAATATGTGGGAGATTTGTATGCCTACTACAGGAAAATGGAGGTTAGTCTAGTTTCGTTAAAAGGAtctaagttatatatatatagcgcGAATAATGTTTACATGTTGTAAAGTTATACGTTATTGTTGGTCAACTTAATTTGATAGtattataaacataaatattttgttagtgCGCAGAACTTCTTCTAAAAATTTCAGCTTTGTTGAGgtaaattttataagtaatgAGGTAGGTATGTAGTCTTTATTCAATCATTTGATTGTTAATTGAGTAATATTGCCCAATGTATTTCAGGTTTATAGTTGTGTTTCACCAAACTATATGGAACAACAATCTGAGATCAATGGGAATATGAGAGGTGTACTCATAGACTGGATCATTGAGgtaattaaattgaatatttggAAATAATCAGAATTAATTAAAGGTATACATACCATTAAAAcgttaattaactttttttataattattctcATAAACTAACAGGTACATGACAAGTTCGAGCTCAAGGAAGAGACATTATTTCTTACTGTTAATTTGTTAGACCGATTTTTAGAGAAACAAGTTGTTGCCAAAAACAAACTGCAGCTTGTTGGTCTCGTTGCCTTTCTAATAGCAGGCAAATACGAGGAGATTTTACCCCCTCTTGTGCAGGAATTGGTGATTATTTCGTATGAAAACTACAACAAAAAAGACGTTATTGAAATGGTAAAAATACTCATCGCAGTTATTTTcgatatttcataaattaatttttagattCCTAATCAATTTTACTGCAGGAGAAATTGATGCTCAACACATTGCAGTACAATATGTCCTTTCCAACTGCATACGTTTTTATGAGAAGATTTCTCAAAGCTACTCAAGCTGATAAAAAGGTTAGATTTcgtattttatttaattcaattttcatatatagtaTGCATCTGCACAATTCTGAATTACTTTGTTGTAATAATATGTACCAGCTAGAGGAATTGTCTTTCTTTTTAATCGAGCTTTGTCTCGTGGAATATGAGATGTTGATGAATTCACCATCATTTATGGCTGCTGCGGCAATCTATACAGCTCAATGCACGCTCTATGGCGTCAAGCAATGGAGTACAACTTGTGAATGGCATACAGGGTATTCAGAAGAATCACTTATGTGAGTACATCGAGTATACTAATGAATTACTTCGTTTTTCTATATTGTAATTCTCTCTTTTACTACTTATTCTAATTATTTTGCTTCTTTGCAATTCTTTAATTTAGGGAATGCGCAAAATTGATAGTGAGGTATCACGAGAAGGCAAAAACAGGGGAACTAATAGGGGTGCATAATAAGTATAACGCATCCAAATTTGGGTATGTAGCAAAAGTTGAGCCAGCATATTTTCTGGTCCAAGACTCATGAGTAACAAATCATTAAACAACAGGTTATATCTTGTGCAGGTTCGAGTTAATGACATGAAAGAAGTTACTAGTAACTGTTTGTTGCCCTAGTGGTGGATTTTGTTagtactatttattttattttttcttgaaaaactcATGACTTGTTTTATTCATGTTCAATTTGAAAACATAAGTGGTTATAATTTAATCAGGTTATGtaatttatggaaaaaaattatttctttttctgaagtatatcatttgatatttagatttttaatttggTAGTAAAAATATTCTTCATTTGATTGTCCGCACGTTTTTTCTTTGAAACATCTCAAAGATACATTTCAAACATTATGACATATGTCtattaaagatatttaaatcatgttttgataatattttaacaaCGATGATAATCTCAAAAAAGTTTTGTATTCAATATTCTAATATTCtgattttcaacaatttcaattgATATCATATCGGATTCGAATTTTTAAACTCACTTTAAAATATCAAGATTTGTTCAATAATAGTTAATTTTACGTTTTATCTAAATTATAatagtgaagaagaagaaacgaTTCGGATGGTGTTGTAGGGCATTTgtgcaaataaaaagaaagtataTATATAGACTATACTGCTCCTTTTTAGAATTCAAAAGTCTTTATAATAATCAATTGTTAGCATTCATTATTTCCAAGCAAAGCATGGTATGAGTTCTTATGTCATTACTTAATTGCTTTCTTTTCTTCCttaattttatcaatatatcTTTCGTATTTGTTAGgttctttatttcaatttatttgatttgatttagaATATTTATGAAGAGCTATCTCtctattttttatgcatttttcaTAAGTCACACGATTTAAATATGCTAAGGAAAAAAACTTCATTTGTTTAGCACATTATTTCCCCATATTATATACTAGATGAGTATGTCCCTTGTCAACACGGGTTCAACACTTCATATTTCAAGTACTTAATGTTTTACATTGTCATTCCAAAATAACATGCAATTGTTAGTGCAAACATGAATTTTCTCATAATGAAGACTCATATCTTTTATGACCTTTTTTGCCTTGTAAAAGGACTCGGATATCTGAGCAAATGGAAACGCCTCTCTTATCAAGTTCAACAAATCTGAAAAGGCCATATCATTCAACTTGTGAATGCATTTAAACGAGTAAATCGGATGGTAAAACTCAACTTAGAAAAATTCTTACACCCCGGATACAACTCTTCTTTTCCTTCCTccactaatttaaaaaatctcttTGCATCTTCAGGTGGCTCCTCTCTCACTCCTTTATGTCTCTGGTCATCTACTACATCTCTAAAAGTATCATGAAGTAGTCTATCAATGTCGTCATGAATGTTAGAAGTGTCTTCATCATTGGTTGGATGTGGCGTATTTCTTGAGGAAGATCCTTCTCCATGAAAAACTCATTTGGTGTATCCATAAATAAATCCATGACAAATCAAGTGATCCTCCACCATATCTCGACAATGCCAATTACGATTGAAACATTTCTTACAAGGATACAATATTTCATTTCCTTGGGAAGCCCGTTCAAATGCTTTATCAAGGAAATCATTAACTccatgaatatatttattggTGGATCTTCGGAGATTCATTCAACTTTTATCTCCCAAATCCATTGAAATATATCCTACATGACATGAGCAAAACATTAAAGTCAATAAATTCATGAGTACAAGCAATATCAACAATACTTAACCTTTCAAACTTTTAGATTCATCGAATATCAAACCTTCATATCAATTCAACACCAAAAATTGACAGCATTAATAGTAGATCCCAATTGACAAGTTAAAGTTATTAGAAGATTCTACCATTTAAGAAActtaattcaaataaatgacAAAAGGCAcgctaaaaaatatttcaaagcaAAAAGGGCAGACCTAGATTAGAGAAAATAACATAGATTATATGGCAGACCTAtattagagaaaataatataaattatatggcAGACCTATATTAGAGAAAATAACATAGATTATACCTAGCAATACGGGCAAGCTCAAACATATTTCTTACCTTGGAAATTTCAATTGCAGA harbors:
- the LOC138342140 gene encoding G2/mitotic-specific cyclin-1-like, which gives rise to MDQNKFTNVQGGNAQIVKIGGERTQTRRALSVINQNLVGAHRYSCVVNKRELSEKFGATQIGTLHQHYLEETKKPKPAIGDFTIWEEHDTNEAQPVPMCLEQPESFSNDKEVEIEMEDVFEEALIDIDNDDAKNPLAGVEYVGDLYAYYRKMECAELLLKISALLR
- the LOC138341720 gene encoding G2/mitotic-specific cyclin-2-like — its product is MEQQSEINGNMRGVLIDWIIEVHDKFELKEETLFLTVNLLDRFLEKQVVAKNKLQLVGLVAFLIAGKYEEILPPLVQELVIISYENYNKKDVIEMEKLMLNTLQYNMSFPTAYVFMRRFLKATQADKKLEELSFFLIELCLVEYEMLMNSPSFMAAAAIYTAQCTLYGVKQWSTTCEWHTGYSEESLMECAKLIVRYHEKAKTGELIGVHNKYNASKFGYVAKVEPAYFLVQDS